From Plasmodium coatneyi strain Hackeri chromosome 7, complete sequence:
GAGTACACCTTCTCCATGGACGGAATCACCACATGCAAGCCCAAGAGGTCGACTATCGGGCAGTACTGCAAGAGCTACGAATTGACCTTCGTGGAAATAACATACGCCCAGTTTGCCGAAATTTTAAACGCCCTCGGAAAGATATACAGACCCAACACCTACAACTTCGTGTGCAAAAACTGCAACCACTTCTGCGATGACTTGTTTGAGTTGCTCAGTGGAAAAAGATTGTTTCATACATTTATGATTTATTCTCGATTGGGAAAATTATTTGGAAACTTTAAGAACCTAGCCTTCTGTGGGTACATTGACTCCATGGAGCTTTCCGGCAATGACAAGGAAATGTACGTCTACGCGCTGAAGTTGTCCAAGTCGATCATACGAAGGAATAGGAATGCGCCCGTTGGGGTGACGAACAAATCGCAGAGCGGATTACCGACTGGCTTACCTTCCGGCATGACGGGCACTTTAACGAGCGGCCTGCCCAGCAACTTGCCCCCCCTCCATTTCAACAAACCAAACGACGACTATTGTAGCCGATTTTGCAGCCCGTCCCCTATATATATCATCCCGTACTCCACCTACACGAATGACTCCTGCATGGTCCAAAGCGTCTCCTACGGCGAGAATACCTTTAACGGCCCAATGGACAGCCTCCCTGATGAGACGCACAAGGGTTTTTTCCCGAACGGCCAATTCAGAACTGTTTATTCGATTAGCACGAGTGGCAGCTTTTCAATGGCATGATGGGGGCAGCTATACGATAACAGAATGGTACGAATTTTCCGAAGGTGTGGCACACTCCTCCGTAGGAAGacccccaaatggggatgACCGATTGTGTGCTTTTCTGGAGAGCATTTTCACCTTCCCTCGTTTTCCTCCCTGGGGCCAAATTGCAACATTCGCGCCCTGTAAGccaaaaacattttttttttttttttttttttaattcaacaATTTGACACATAAACAGTGCACATCACGTAAGTCGGTTTGCGCTCCCACAGAATGTACATAGCGCTTGGAGGAACTTACCCTCCCGCCTTCGCTTCAAAAGGATGACTTAAGAATggggaatttttaaaaatggcgAAGCACCTggcatgtacacatatacacatatgtacccAACTAAGTCGACATACACGCATACAAAAACAGGCCTACCTAGGGAgatgcacacacacaaacacacacgtAACGTGCGCTGGTAGGTGGGTGAGTCAAAGTGGAGGTCACACAGTTGATAATGTTGTAGGGGCTGCGCGGCGTGCACGTAGGTGGGTGCAAACACATgggttatttaaaaaaaaataaataaataatataaaataaaatatacacatatagttatatacatatgcaagGAACCACTTTGTACTATCACTAAAACGACAAAGTGTTCCATTTAGGTGCGCGCAGCATTCACAAGGGGTACAAATAGGGGGTtgtttgttaggtggttaCTCGGTTGCTTGGAtggtttgtttgtttgttttttggGTTatcttttccgttttttcctccttcattttataattttcacgcgtgcttaatttttcctccatgcAAACAAACGCCGCACAAATGTGCCTGCTTTCGAATTCCTCTAGGGTGGTTccactttttcgttttgtataACCCGATCGATACGCGTCCGCTCCTTTAATTATTGGATGACTTCCGGGGTGGCTCGGCAAAGCTGCGAAGTGGGCACCACCGACGGTTGGCCAGCGTTAAGCTAGCATTACTCTAACAGTTTGATAACGGCTTATTGGCGGTTCATTGACGGTTTTTCCTTCCGATCCTCACTCCTACTACTGCTACCACTCCCACCTGCGCTCACTTGGAGGTAAACCAGATGTACACGAATATAATGCCGAAGATCATCTGCATGGAGATGAACTCGAACCAGGACTTCTTCTGGTTCTTCTTGTCCTTGGTGTTCTTATTCTTCATCAATTCAAAGCAATTTTCAAGTAGACTCATTTGGTGCGAATCGAGGGTTAAGGCAAACTCCTGCACATTTTCGCGCAGCTTATCGTCTGTATTATTTTGGTCCTTGGGGTCTTTTTTACCATCTTCCAAGCATTCCCTTTCGTCCTTCTGATCCTTGTCTTTTAATTTTGCCTGCGCATATTTAGCATCTTCAACAGCTTTCCTCATTTCCTGTAACTTGGAAACCAGCtgttctccatttttctttaaatagtTAGTCGATTCGATGACGTCATTTGATCTTTCGAAAACGATTCTGTTGGTGGCCAAAATGGATCGCATTAAATAAATCAACGTAGCATTTCTGTCTGTGTACGTGTACGCTGAGGAACATATgctgataaaaaaaacgatggGGAATAACATCCTaagtaattttattttctcataTGGCAGTAGATATCCTATCGAGGGTAGCCAGTCGAATGTCGTGTCGTCTTCGATAAATCGGAACTGCAGCTCGAAGCAGAAGCTAGCTATGTTGTACACCAGAAatatcttaaaaaaaaaaaaaaaaaattatacacccatgtatgtatgcaaaaGCAAGGACGGAAATGTCCCCACTGCACACATGGGATTGTTTGGTGGCAAATTACAACCCATGTGCGTGCCACACAGAATGACAACAAACACTCACTTGTCTTGCGAACACCAGTTTCCGTGGgtatgataaaaaatatccTATGATGAAAAACATGGTGTGCTGGACCAACGAAAGGCATATCAGCAGTGTGGCCGTATTGTCGTCAACTTCACCTGAAcgggaaaagtaaaaggggaaaaattatgcacacatggcaaaaaaaaaaaaaaaaaaaaaaaaaaagctagctagCTAGCTCGACGGTAAACGAATGTCCGATCTGTTATACACACAACTGGTGGTTAAATGCATCTCCCCTCAGACATTACCATTCTTGTAGTCCCCGAATCGGTTGTAGTTGCTTCTCCTCACGTCGTCCGTCAAGACATCGTATGCCTGTTT
This genomic window contains:
- a CDS encoding DNAJ-like molecular chaperone protein, translating into MLNDIIFQVIIASFGVTIVNSDKIKFLQKFRYAIYVLILSFLLYKGVPWKRENYYTYLNIRPNATKQEIQTAYRQAAKIYHPDKNPDESADSAFIKLKQAYDVLTDDVRRSNYNRFGDYKNGEVDDNTATLLICLSLVQHTMFFIIGYFLSYPRKLVFARQIFLVYNIASFCFELQFRFIEDDTTFDWLPSIGYLLPYEKIKLLRMLFPIVFFISICSSAYTYTDRNATLIYLMRSILATNRIVFERSNDVIESTNYLKKNGEQLVSKLQEMRKAVEDAKYAQAKLKDKDQKDERECLEDGKKDPKDQNNTDDKLRENVQEFALTLDSHQMSLLENCFELMKNKNTKDKKNQKKSWFEFISMQMIFGIIFVYIWFTSK